Proteins from a single region of Punica granatum isolate Tunisia-2019 chromosome 8, ASM765513v2, whole genome shotgun sequence:
- the LOC116187067 gene encoding dCTP pyrophosphatase 1 — translation MVLEGEQSVSLDILRQKMADFAKERDWDQFHSPRNLLLALVGEVGELSEIFQWKGEVPKGLPDWEEEEKVHLGEELSDVLLYLVRLSDICGIDLGKAALRKVDLNALKYPVTLCKKLSAVEAEVELDSSNTGAEGDDQV, via the exons ATGGTTTTGGAGGGAGAACAGAGTGTGAGTCTCGACATTCTGAGGCAGAAGATGGCGGATTTCGCCAAGGAACGGGACTGGGATCAGTTCCACAGTCCCCGGAACCTCCTCCTGGCCCTG GTGGGGGAAGTAGGGGAGCTATCGGAGATATTCCAATGGAAGGGAGAGGTTCCCAAAGGGCTGCCCGattgggaagaagaagagaaagttcatctaggggaagagctctctgATGTTCTGCTCTACCTCGTCAGGCTCTCCGACATATGTGGGATCGATCTCGGGAAAGCCGCCCTTCGGAAGGTCGACCTCAACGCCCTAAAGTACCCCGTCACCCTCTGCAAGAAACTATCCGCCGTCGAGGCAGAAGTCGAATTAGACAGTAGTAATACTGGTGCCGAAGGTGATGACCAAGTTTGA